In Eschrichtius robustus isolate mEscRob2 chromosome 11, mEscRob2.pri, whole genome shotgun sequence, the following proteins share a genomic window:
- the NRGN gene encoding neurogranin, which yields MDCCTESACSKPDDDILDIPLDDPGANAAAAKIQASFRGHMARKKIKSGERGRKGPGPGGPGGAGGARGGAGGGPSGD from the exons ATGGACTGCTGCACC gagaGCGCCTGCTCCAAGCCGGACGACGACATTCTAGACATCCCGCTGGACGATCCGGGTGCCAATGCGGCCGCTGCCAAAATCCAGGCGAGTTTCCGGGGCCACATGGCGCGGAAGAAGATAAAGAGCGGAGAGCGCGGCCGGAAGGGCCCGGGCCCCGGGGGTCCTGGCGGAGCTGGGGGCGCCCGGGGAGGCGCGGGCGGCGGCCCCAGCGGAGACTAG